The following proteins come from a genomic window of Thermomicrobiales bacterium:
- a CDS encoding acetamidase/formamidase family protein, with translation MKRIQRDQLIYNFDASTPPVLTIVPGETVVVESHDTSTDRLNRAEDLPAFVAARDPLKVNPAGGPIYVDGAEPGDALAVTILDIQLGPLGFVRTLNGAGALQTDIEPGSVMMVRTEGDALIFSDKVKLPARPMVGVLGTAPAEGTIYTAHPGPQGSNMDFNANTVGTTVYLPVHVPGALLGIGDLHATMGDGEVSGTGVEIRGETTARIDLVKGAAPNRPWMETDTDWIATGQGETLEIAVEEAVDNLTRIIQEKLDLTRTEAFLMVSARGDVRIGQAARIKGCDATVYALFPKSAVRL, from the coding sequence ATGAAACGAATCCAGCGCGACCAGCTCATCTACAACTTCGACGCCTCCACCCCGCCCGTTCTCACGATCGTGCCCGGAGAAACCGTCGTGGTCGAATCGCACGACACCTCGACCGATCGTCTGAACCGCGCCGAAGACCTGCCAGCGTTTGTCGCCGCGCGCGACCCGCTGAAAGTCAATCCCGCCGGCGGACCGATCTACGTCGACGGCGCCGAACCCGGCGATGCGCTGGCCGTGACCATTCTCGACATCCAGCTCGGTCCCCTCGGCTTCGTGCGAACGCTGAACGGCGCGGGCGCGTTGCAAACCGATATCGAACCGGGCTCTGTCATGATGGTGCGCACCGAGGGCGATGCGCTCATCTTTTCCGACAAGGTCAAACTCCCGGCCCGTCCAATGGTCGGCGTGCTTGGCACCGCTCCCGCCGAGGGTACGATCTACACCGCCCACCCCGGCCCGCAGGGGAGCAACATGGATTTCAACGCGAATACCGTCGGCACCACCGTCTACCTTCCCGTGCACGTTCCCGGCGCGTTGCTCGGCATCGGCGATCTGCACGCGACCATGGGCGACGGCGAGGTCAGCGGCACCGGTGTCGAAATCCGCGGCGAAACCACTGCGCGGATCGACCTCGTCAAGGGCGCCGCGCCCAACCGCCCGTGGATGGAAACCGACACCGACTGGATCGCCACCGGACAAGGCGAAACGCTCGAGATCGCAGTCGAGGAAGCCGTCGACAACCTCACCCGGATCATCCAGGAGAAGCTCGACCTCACGCGCACCGAAGCCTTCCTCATGGTCAGCGCCCGCGGCGACGTGCGCATCGGCCAGGCCGCCCGCATCAAGGGCTGCGACGCGACCGTCTACGCCCTCTTCCCCAAGTCAGCGGTACGGTTGTAA